GTGatgggagggggaggtggagcaAGAGGGGCAAGGCTGGTGACTGGAGCAGGTGGGggcggaggaggagggggaggaggagtgaaCGGCAGGCTGCTCTCAGAAGCGTGTGGAGGGAACTCAGAGGCCTGTTGCTGGGCCTGTCCACAGCCTGGCTGCCATCTTGGTTTGGCCTTCACCGCAGGAGGGGATAGGGGGGCTTTGGCGCTCTCAAGTTGATTGGTTGACAGTGTGGACCCTGGGAACTGGCTTGCCATCTGTTTGACCAGGGAGGTAGTGGTGGGCGGAGCCGTGAATGACATGGGTGGCGGCTTGGAGATGCTGTGCTGCTTGGGAAATGTGGGAGGGGGCTGGTTGGGGGTGTGGACTATCTGGAGGCTGTGCTGCTTCTTCAATGACACCGGAGGAGGAGGGGGCGGGGGTGGGGGAGGAGTAGGGGCAGCAGGTGGggcgggggggaggggggaaacAGGGTAGAGAGTCTTCCGGGCACTGTGGTGGAGCAGAAAGCCCGGGGAGAAGGTTTTGGGTAGGGCAGGGTGGGGAGCAGCTGCGGGCGAGTACTGCTGCTGAGGagttgggggaggaggaggtgggggaggaggaggtgggggaggcACCGAGAGCTTCTGGGGAGGcggtggggtaggagggggagGTGGCGGGGGAGGAGGCGGTGGCGGGGGAGGAGGCGGTGGCGGCGGAGACTCTACCAGTCTGGCAGCGGGGGGACAGAGGCCCTGGAGGGGACCGCTGGGGAACTTCTGGGCCAGTGCCTGCCAGAGGGCGTTGGCGCCGTAGGGCAATGGGCACAGACCTGGCATGGGGTCTGGGGgcggtagaggaggagggggaggggggatgccGTGGCTCTCCGGCGGTGGTGGGATGAACTGGGGCAGGCCGGCCGGGCTGGGGGAACCGAGCCGGAGTGCGGCCATGGCCGACCCCAGAGCAGgcatggagggcgggggagggggcGGGGGCGGCGGGGGAGGCGGGACGTTGATGTTGTTGACCAGCGGTTTGACAGCCGTCTGATGTGGCGAAGGCGGGGCTTGAGCTGACGCCCTGGGTGGGCTTTGGTGGTTGTTTTGCGCCCTGTGGTGATTGGCGGCTTGGTGGGCGGCGTTCTGGTTCTGCAGCCGGGTGATGGTGCTGTACTTGGCGAACACTGTGGGGCCCGAGTAGTGAGGGGTGCTGCTGGCAGGCAGGGGTGGCGGGGGAGGGGGTGGCGGGGGTGGAGGGGGCACAGCTTGGTTGTAGCTGCTGTAGGGCTGTGGGGACAGCTGTTggggtggtggaggagagagcTGGGGGGGTGGTGGAGAGGGCTGGGGGGGCAGGGAGGGCAAGACCTGGGTGTAACTGCTGTGGATCTGGGGGGGTAGCTGTTGGGGTGGTGGAGAAAGCTGGGGGGGTGGTGAAAGGGAGGGCAAGACCTGGGTGTAACTACTGCGGATCTGGGGAGGCAGCTGTTGGGGCGGTGGAGGGGAGGGCTGTTGGGGCGGTGGAGGGGAGGGCTGTTGGGGCGGTGGAGGGGAGGGCTGTTGGGGCGGTGGAGGGGAGGGCTGTTGGGGCGGTGGAGGGAAGGGCTGTTGGGGCGGTGGAGGGAAGGGCTGTTGGGGCGGTGGAGGGAAGGGCTGTTGGGGCGGTGGAGGGAAGGGCTGTTGGGGCGGTGGAGGGAAGGGCTGTTGGGGCGGTGGAGGGAAGGGCTGTTGGGGCGGTGGAGGGAAGGGCTGTTGGGGCGGTGGAGGGAAGGGCTGTTGGGGCGGTGGAGGGAAGGGCTGTTGGGGCGGTGGAGGGAAGGGCTGTTGGGGCGGCTGCTGTTGGGGCGGCTGCTGTTGGGGCGGTGGAGGGAAGGGCTGTTGGGGCGGTGGAGGGAAGGGCTGTTGGGGCGGTGGAGGGAAGGGCTGTTGGGGCGGTGGAGGGAAGGGCTGTTGGGGCGGTGGAGGGAAGGGCTGTTGGGGCGGCTGCTGTTGGGGCGGTGGAGGGGAGGGCTGTTGGGGCGGTGGAGGGAAGGGCTGTTGGGGCGGTGGAGGGAAGGGCTGTTGGGGCGGTGGAGGGAAGGGCTGTTGGGGCGGTGGAGGGAAGGGCAGGGAAGGCAAGACCTGGGTGTAACTGCTGCGGATCTGGGGGGGCAGCTGTTGGGGCGGTGGAGGGAAGGGCTGTTGGGGCGGTGGAGGGAAGGGCTGTTGGGGCGGTGGAGGGAAGAGCTGTTGGGGCAGGGTAGGCAAGACCTGGGTGTAACTGCTGCGGATCTGGGGGGGCAGCTGTTGGGGCGGTGGAGGGGAGGGCTGTTGGGGCGGTGGAGGGGAGGGCTGTTGGGGCGGTGGAGGGGAGGGCTGTTGGGGCGGTGGAGGGGAGGGCTGTTGAGGCAGGGTAGGCAAGACCTGGTTGTAACTGCTGCGGATCTGGGGGGGCAGTTGCTGTTGAAGTGGGGGGGAGGTACCCCCCTGTGGCTTGGGGGGTAGAGCGTGGGTGTAGCTGCTGCGAGTCTGGGGAGGCGGCTGCTGTTGTGGCGCAGCCAACGCAGGGGGTTCCAGTTGTGGCGTCTGGCGGTGCGTTTGGGCAGGGTGGGGGAGAGTGGCGCCTCGGGTGGACTCCCTCATCTGTGCGGGGATAGAGAAGTACACACAATGAGTACAGGATCACCATGGACTATTTGTTGATAAGCGACGGCTTGAGTATAAGAATATTttaaagataaatacacaacgcagaggatgAGAGGACAAGAGTACTAGAATTAATGGTCAATGGGGAATTGTCAATATAAATAGGAGTTGGGTTTCAGTTCAACAGAATCTGTGGAATGTCACTCCTGAACTCAGTGTGCTACATTCTGTACATTGAGTCTGGagcaggatacttgttatttggccattggcccagttgtactgcacggacttctgattggtcaaccccaggctagggtGGGGGGTTATAAATGGCATCCTCttcctttgttctgtggagaaaagctgaggacaggggagaatgaaCATCTACCTCCCAGCATAACATTATGATTTGTcctctttgaataaacctattttctCCCCCTGATTTTCTTTGGAGTatgtgttattgaagaataacataaATTGCTAACAATAAGGGTACGGTTAGAATAAGGATTCGGGTAAGGGTTAGCATaaggttaaggctagggttacgtttaggataagggttagtagatagtgaAATCAGCCCCAGTGTTATGAGTGGGCATTAGGTGGCCTGGACCGCCCTATCGTACATCCTCCCGTCCAAATAAAGTATTTAAATATTGATAATTTATTTGACCGAGATGAGCGGAGACAGGAAGACTCATCAGAgcgagtgaaacagcgcccccctgTCTGAgaatgtgtagcccatgtatgtGCTGCTGTCTGGACAAAAATAGTATGGCATGTCATGGGCAAAAATATATATCAAAtcgtattggtcgcatacacatatttagccagatgttattgtgggtgtagcaaaatgcttgtgttcttagctccaacagtgcagtaatatctaacaattcacaacaatacaacaataaaaagtaaaaaaaatggaattaagaaatatagaaatattaggacgagcaatgtcagagtccggagtataaatatatatgtgatgggatgtatagacattatggacagtacgTGTATATAACATTTACTATATTTGTAGAGTACGTAGTATAGAATATTGTATCTatacagcaatagttgaataggatggcactgactagaatacagtatgtaaacattattaaagtgaccagtgttccattaaaagtgactagtgattccatgtctatgtgcatagggcagcagcctcgaaggtgcagggttgagtaaccaggtggtagccggctagagaTGGCTATAtaaacaatctgatggccttgagatagaagctgtttttcagtctctcggtcccggctttgatgcacctgtactgacctcgccttctggatgatagcggggtgaacaggccatggctcgtgTGGTTGATATTCTTGATGatccttttggccttcctgtgacatcaggtgttgTAGgtgccaggcggtgatacagcccgacaggatgctctcaatggtgcatttgTGAGGGTCCTAGGGGCcgagccgaatttcttcagcctcctgaggtcgaagaggtgctgttgcgtcGTCTACACCacaatgtctgtgtgggtgtaccGTTTCAGATTtccgcgtacacatcactgacactTGAAGctcttcaccttctccactgcggcctcgtcgatgtggatgggggcgtactccctctactgtctcctgaagtccacgaccaGCTCCTTCCTTTTGTTGACGTTGTAAGACAGGGGCCAAGCCAGGGCTGAAAGCATCGCTCtgatgctttctctggtgaggTAGTTGTTTCAGCCACTTGCACATTGAAGGAAAGTTggcgggtgcacagtgcactgtttggatgctggaattatttttgACGAACGTGAAAAATGTAACCTACTTTtttaagtgatttgtttgacaaaatCGGTTGAACACATCacgactggttgtgttcatgccacatttAAAaaggtcatttaaaaaaaaattaaaaaactaCTCTGACGTTTTAAGTCATGCCGCCCTCGACTTTACCTAAAAAAAAGTCTATAAAACACACTGCCATTGTTATTAAAATTCTATCAGAAACAGAACTGGTGTTATAAGCACTGTTAGGAGGGCATGTCATTTTCTTTATGGTTTTCCCACCTTGCCCCCCACtactcccgacagtagggcctgcttcCCTCCTCCCGATAATTAAAAAGGTGCCGTGCCCAGTTGATAATTACCCCGATAGTTGCCTCGAAACTGAACATAcaccaaaactaatttcacactaACCGTTTGGATAGAAAAAGTTAGAGACAATGCAACTGTCTGATTATCAGCA
This genomic stretch from Salvelinus fontinalis isolate EN_2023a chromosome 41, ASM2944872v1, whole genome shotgun sequence harbors:
- the LOC129840200 gene encoding ras-associated and pleckstrin homology domains-containing protein 1-like isoform X4 translates to MEVMASCWRGQEEQGAKVKAEKIRVALEKIKEAQVKKLVIRVHMSDESSKTMMVDERQTVRQVLDSLLDKSHCGYSPDWSLVETINELQMERIFEDHENLVENLLNWTRDSHNKLMFIERIEKYALFKNPQNYLLGRKETSEMADRNKEALLEECFCGSSVSVPEIEGILWLKDDGKKSWKKRYFLLRASGIYYVPKGKAKASRDLVCFLQLDHVNVYYGQDYRSKYKAPTDYCLALKHPQIQKKSQYIKYLCCDDVRTLHQWFNGIRIAKYGKLLYVNYQEAMKRTEAAYDWSSLSTSSIRSGSSSGSASLPESQSNHSGQSDSGVDTASSHGRSQSVVSSIFSEAWKRGTQMEENTRMRESTRGATLPHPAQTHRQTPQLEPPALAAPQQQPPPQTRSSYTHALPPKPQGGTSPPLQQQLPPQIRSSYNQVLPTLPQQPSPPPPQQPSPPPPQQPSPPPPQQPSPPPPQQLPPQIRSSYTQVLPTLPQQLFPPPPQQPFPPPPQQPFPPPPQQLPPQIRSSYTQVLPSLPFPPPPQQPFPPPPQQPFPPPPQQPFPPPPQQPSPPPPQQQPPQQPFPPPPQQPFPPPPQQPFPPPPQQPFPPPPQQPFPPPPQQQPPQQQPPQQPFPPPPQQPFPPPPQQPFPPPPQQPFPPPPQQPFPPPPQQPFPPPPQQPFPPPPQQPFPPPPQQPFPPPPQQPFPPPPQQPSPPPPQQPSPPPPQQPSPPPPQQPSPPPPQQLPPQIRSSYTQVLPSLSPPPQLSPPPQQLPPQIHSSYTQVLPSLPPQPSPPPPQLSPPPPQQLSPQPYSSYNQAVPPPPPPPPPPPPLPASSTPHYSGPTVFAKYSTITRLQNQNAAHQAANHHRAQNNHQSPPRASAQAPPSPHQTAVKPLVNNINVPPPPPPPPPPPPSMPALGSAMAALRLGSPSPAGLPQFIPPPPESHGIPPPPPPLPPPDPMPGLCPLPYGANALWQALAQKFPSGPLQGLCPPAARLVESPPPPPPPPPPPPPPPPPPPTPPPPQKLSVPPPPPPPPPPPPPTPQQQYSPAAAPHPALPKTFSPGFLLHHSARKTLYPVSPLPPAPPAAPTPPPPPPPPPPVSLKKQHSLQIVHTPNQPPPTFPKQHSISKPPPMSFTAPPTTTSLVKQMASQFPGSTLSTNQLESAKAPLSPPAVKAKPRWQPGCGQAQQQASEFPPHASESSLPFTPPPPPPPPPPAPVTSLAPLAPPPPPITGPTPPPPPLPPSNLCSPLKRSPSGSSTPSSGFSGWGGRKPPPVTPQKASSIKSNSSAEYQESRRNLLSKFAPQSSSSPSTVPSFPAVSLGSSPSKDPSSSPAAPPAPPKPGKLNLANLPLALQAKVGQVGQQHQSTADFPRAVGYFPTPPPAFDLFPPPPLPSDGHVGAPKVAVVNSQPKVPPAPPGPPPPATINSSWGKGSLKKAPPPTLQRNQPSPPALSPPPKLPLPTSPSKGNGNNGAPQPGNFMDDLNRTLKRKSVSRQGSLSSSRLSGPKLEPASGTMDDMELALPPPPPELLSGGNVSGYATLRRGPPPAPPKRGGNTKLTH